The following proteins are co-located in the Streptomyces bottropensis ATCC 25435 genome:
- a CDS encoding NAD-glutamate dehydrogenase, which yields MQTKLDEAKAELLERAARVAENSPVGGYLPTGKTSESTSDIPDHDTVLAFLQRYYLHTAPEDLSGRDPVDVFGAAHSHYRLAENRPQGTANVRVHTPTVEENGWTCSHSVVEVVTDDMPFLVDSVTNELSRQGRGIHVVIHPQVVVRRDITGKLVELIIEPDAVAAAAAAVAAGEALPHDAHIESWIHVEIDRETDRADLKQINNDLLRVLSDVREAVEDWEKMRDAAVRIADGLPAEHTADDLRTEEVEEARELLRWLADDHFTFLGFREYELREDDSLTAVAGTGLGILRSDPHHAGEDRHPVSSSFERLPADARAKAREHKILVLTKANSRATVHRPSYLDYVGVKKFDAEGNVIGERRFLGLFSSAAYTESVRRVPVVRRKVEDVLRGAGFSPNSHDGRDLLQILETYPRDELFQTSADELRSIVTSVLYLQERRRLRLYLRQDEYGRYYSALVYLPRDRYTTGVRLRIIDILKEELNGISVDFTAWNTESILSRLHFVVRVQPGTELPHLSDADKERLEAKLVEAARSWSDGFAEALNAEVGEERAAEMLRKYGNAIPEGYKADHNPRSAVADLVRLEALDQDEDFELSLYEPVGAAPDERRFKIYRKGGSVSLSAVLPVLNRIGVEVIDERPYELRCADRTTAWIYDFGLRMPRQQAGSVDYAGDDARERVQEAFAATWTGQAENDGFNALVLSAGLTWRQAVVLRAYAKYLRQAGSTFSQDYMEDTLRNNVHTTRLLVSLFEARMSPDRQRAGREIVDALLEEVDAALDQVASLDEDRILRSFLTVIKATLRTNFFQEAAGGRPHDYVSMKFDPQAIPDLPAPRPAYEIWVYSPRVEGVHLRFGKVARGGLRWSDRREDFRTEILGLVKAQMVKNTVIVPVGAKGGFVAKQLPDPSVDRDAWLAEGIRSYKTFISALLDITDNMVAGEVVPPSDVVRHDGDDTYLVVAADKGTATFSDIANEVAESYNFWLGDAFASGGSAGYDHKGMGITARGAWESVKRHFRDMGVDTQSEDFTVVGIGDMSGDVFGNGMLLSEHIRLVAAFDHRHIFIDPSPDAATSYAERRRVFELPRSSWADYDTDLISTGGGVFPRTAKAIPINGHIRDVLGIEDKVAKMTPADLMKAILKAPVDLLWNGGIGTYVKASTESHADVGDKANDAIRVDGADLRVQVVGEGGNLGLTQLGRIEFAQKGGRVNTDAIDNSAGVDTSDHEVNIKILLNGLVADGDMTVKQRNKLLAEMTDEVGRLVLRNNYAQNTAIANALAQSKDMLHAQQRFIRHLVREGRLDRALEFLPTDRQIRERLGTGQGLTGPETAVLLAYTKITVAEELLHTSLPDDPYLRKLLHAYFPAALHERFPERVESHPLSREIVTTVLVNDTVNTGGTSFLHRLREETGASLEEIVRAQTASRAIFGSGEVWDAVEGLDNTVDAAVQTRIRLHSRRLVERGTRWLLNNRPQPLQLSETIPFFSEGVHLVWGELPKLLRGADLEWYQKIYDELTGAGVPEELATRVAGFSSAFPTLDIVAVADRVGRAPMEVAEVYYDLADRLSITQLMDRIIELPRADRWQSMARAAIREDLYAAHASLTAEVLSAGNGSSTPEQRFKVWEQKNAALLGRARTTLEDIQTSDAFDLANLSVAMRTMRTLLRSHS from the coding sequence ATGCAGACCAAGCTGGACGAAGCCAAGGCCGAGCTGCTCGAACGGGCCGCCCGGGTAGCTGAGAACAGCCCGGTCGGGGGGTATCTACCGACTGGGAAGACGAGCGAGAGCACGTCCGACATCCCGGACCACGACACCGTGCTCGCGTTCCTCCAGCGCTACTACCTGCACACCGCCCCGGAGGACCTGAGCGGCCGTGACCCGGTCGACGTCTTCGGAGCCGCCCACTCCCACTACCGACTGGCCGAGAACCGCCCCCAGGGCACGGCCAACGTGCGGGTGCACACCCCGACCGTCGAGGAGAACGGCTGGACCTGCAGCCACTCCGTCGTCGAGGTCGTCACCGACGACATGCCCTTCCTCGTCGACTCCGTGACCAACGAGCTGTCACGGCAGGGGCGCGGCATCCACGTCGTCATCCACCCCCAGGTCGTCGTCCGACGGGACATCACCGGCAAGCTCGTCGAGCTGATCATCGAGCCGGACGCCGTCGCCGCGGCGGCCGCGGCCGTGGCCGCCGGTGAGGCGCTGCCGCACGACGCGCACATCGAGTCCTGGATCCACGTCGAGATCGACCGCGAGACCGACCGGGCGGACCTCAAGCAGATCAACAACGACCTGCTGCGCGTCCTGTCCGACGTCCGCGAGGCCGTCGAGGACTGGGAGAAGATGCGGGACGCGGCGGTCCGGATCGCCGACGGGCTGCCCGCCGAGCACACCGCCGACGACCTGCGCACGGAGGAGGTGGAGGAGGCCCGCGAGCTGCTGCGCTGGCTCGCCGACGACCACTTCACCTTCCTCGGGTTCCGGGAGTACGAGCTGCGCGAGGACGACTCCCTCACCGCCGTCGCCGGCACCGGGCTCGGCATCCTGCGCTCCGACCCGCACCACGCCGGGGAGGACCGGCACCCCGTCAGCTCCTCCTTCGAGCGGCTGCCCGCCGACGCCCGTGCCAAGGCCCGTGAGCACAAGATCCTCGTCCTGACGAAGGCCAACAGCCGCGCCACCGTCCACCGGCCGTCCTACCTCGACTACGTGGGCGTGAAGAAGTTCGACGCCGAGGGCAACGTGATCGGTGAGCGGCGCTTCCTCGGCCTGTTCTCCTCCGCCGCCTACACCGAGTCCGTGCGCCGGGTGCCCGTCGTCCGCCGCAAGGTCGAGGACGTCCTGCGGGGCGCCGGATTCTCGCCCAACAGCCACGACGGGCGCGACCTCCTCCAGATCCTGGAGACCTACCCGCGCGACGAACTGTTCCAGACCTCGGCCGACGAACTGCGGTCCATCGTCACCTCCGTGCTCTACCTCCAGGAGCGCCGGCGGCTGCGGCTCTACCTGCGCCAGGACGAGTACGGGCGCTACTACTCCGCCCTCGTCTACCTCCCGCGCGACCGCTACACCACCGGCGTACGCCTCAGGATCATCGACATCCTGAAGGAGGAACTGAACGGCATCAGCGTCGACTTCACCGCCTGGAACACCGAGTCGATCCTCTCCCGGCTGCACTTCGTGGTCCGCGTCCAGCCCGGCACCGAACTGCCGCACCTCAGCGACGCCGACAAGGAACGCCTGGAGGCCAAGCTCGTCGAGGCCGCCCGCTCCTGGTCGGACGGGTTCGCCGAGGCGCTCAACGCCGAGGTCGGCGAGGAGCGCGCGGCCGAGATGCTGCGCAAGTACGGCAACGCGATCCCCGAGGGGTACAAGGCCGACCACAACCCCCGCTCGGCCGTCGCGGACCTCGTCCGCCTCGAAGCGCTCGACCAGGACGAGGACTTCGAGCTGAGCCTGTACGAGCCGGTGGGCGCCGCGCCCGACGAGCGCCGGTTCAAGATCTACCGCAAGGGCGGCTCGGTCTCGCTCTCCGCGGTGCTGCCCGTCCTCAACCGCATCGGCGTCGAGGTCATCGACGAGCGGCCGTACGAACTGCGCTGCGCGGACCGGACGACCGCGTGGATCTACGACTTCGGGCTGCGGATGCCGAGGCAGCAGGCCGGCAGCGTGGACTACGCCGGGGACGACGCCCGGGAGCGGGTGCAGGAGGCCTTCGCCGCCACCTGGACCGGACAGGCCGAGAACGACGGGTTCAACGCGCTCGTGCTGAGCGCGGGCCTGACCTGGAGGCAGGCCGTGGTGCTGCGCGCGTACGCCAAGTACCTGCGGCAGGCGGGGTCCACGTTCAGCCAGGACTACATGGAGGACACCCTCCGCAACAACGTCCACACCACCCGGTTGCTCGTATCGCTGTTCGAGGCGCGGATGTCGCCGGACCGGCAGCGGGCCGGGCGGGAGATCGTCGACGCGCTCCTCGAAGAGGTCGACGCGGCGCTCGACCAGGTGGCGAGCCTCGACGAGGACCGCATCCTGCGGTCGTTCCTGACCGTCATCAAGGCGACGCTGCGCACCAACTTCTTCCAGGAGGCGGCCGGCGGCAGGCCGCACGACTACGTCTCCATGAAGTTCGACCCGCAGGCCATCCCCGATCTGCCGGCCCCGCGTCCGGCGTACGAGATCTGGGTGTACTCGCCGCGCGTCGAGGGCGTGCACCTCAGGTTCGGCAAGGTCGCCCGCGGCGGGCTGCGCTGGTCGGACCGGCGCGAGGACTTCCGCACCGAGATCCTGGGCCTGGTCAAGGCACAGATGGTCAAGAACACCGTCATCGTGCCCGTCGGCGCCAAGGGCGGCTTCGTCGCCAAGCAGCTGCCCGACCCGTCGGTGGACCGGGACGCCTGGCTCGCCGAGGGCATCCGCAGCTACAAGACCTTCATCTCCGCGCTGCTCGACATCACCGACAACATGGTCGCGGGCGAGGTCGTCCCGCCGTCGGACGTCGTCCGGCACGACGGGGACGACACCTATCTCGTCGTCGCCGCCGACAAGGGCACCGCGACCTTCTCCGACATCGCCAACGAGGTCGCCGAGAGCTACAACTTCTGGCTCGGGGACGCCTTCGCCTCCGGCGGCTCGGCCGGCTACGACCACAAGGGCATGGGCATCACCGCCCGCGGAGCCTGGGAGTCGGTCAAGCGGCACTTCCGGGACATGGGCGTCGACACGCAGTCCGAGGACTTCACGGTCGTCGGCATCGGTGACATGTCCGGTGACGTGTTCGGCAACGGCATGCTGCTCAGCGAGCACATCCGGCTCGTCGCCGCCTTCGACCACCGGCACATCTTCATCGACCCCAGCCCCGACGCGGCCACCTCCTACGCCGAGCGCCGCCGGGTCTTCGAGCTGCCCCGCTCCAGCTGGGCCGACTACGACACCGATCTGATCTCCACCGGCGGCGGCGTCTTCCCGCGCACCGCCAAGGCGATCCCGATCAACGGCCACATCCGGGACGTCCTCGGCATCGAGGACAAGGTCGCCAAGATGACCCCGGCCGACCTGATGAAGGCGATCCTCAAGGCGCCGGTCGACCTGCTGTGGAACGGCGGCATCGGCACGTACGTGAAGGCCTCGACCGAGTCGCACGCCGACGTCGGCGACAAGGCCAACGACGCCATCCGGGTCGACGGCGCCGACCTGCGCGTCCAGGTCGTCGGCGAGGGCGGCAACCTCGGGCTGACCCAGCTGGGCAGGATCGAGTTCGCGCAGAAGGGCGGGCGCGTCAACACCGACGCCATCGACAACAGCGCGGGCGTGGACACCTCCGACCACGAGGTGAACATCAAGATCCTGCTCAACGGCCTGGTCGCGGACGGCGACATGACCGTCAAGCAGCGCAACAAGCTGCTCGCCGAGATGACCGACGAGGTCGGCCGCCTCGTCCTGCGCAACAACTACGCGCAGAACACGGCGATCGCCAACGCCCTCGCCCAGTCCAAGGACATGCTCCACGCCCAGCAGCGCTTCATCCGCCACCTGGTCAGGGAAGGGCGCCTCGACCGGGCGCTCGAATTCCTGCCCACCGACCGGCAGATCCGCGAGCGCCTGGGCACCGGGCAGGGGCTCACCGGCCCCGAGACGGCCGTCCTCCTCGCCTACACGAAGATCACGGTCGCCGAGGAGCTGCTGCACACCTCGCTGCCGGACGACCCGTATCTGCGCAAGCTGCTGCACGCGTACTTCCCGGCCGCGCTGCACGAGCGGTTCCCGGAGCGGGTCGAGAGCCACCCGCTGAGCCGCGAGATCGTCACGACCGTGCTGGTCAACGACACGGTCAACACGGGCGGTACGAGCTTCCTGCACCGGCTGCGGGAGGAGACCGGGGCGTCGCTGGAGGAGATCGTCCGGGCGCAGACCGCGTCCCGCGCGATCTTCGGGTCGGGCGAGGTGTGGGACGCCGTCGAGGGCCTGGACAACACGGTCGACGCGGCCGTCCAGACCCGGATCCGGCTGCACTCCCGCCGCCTCGTCGAGCGCGGCACGCGCTGGCTGCTCAACAACCGGCCGCAGCCGCTCCAGCTCAGCGAGACCATCCCGTTCTTCTCCGAGGGCGTCCATCTGGTCTGGGGCGAGCTGCCCAAGCTGCTGCGCGGCGCGGACCTGGAGTGGTACCAGAAGATCTACGACGAGCTGACGGGCGCGGGGGTCCCGGAGGAGCTGGCCACGCGGGTCGCGGGCTTCTCCTCGGCCTTCCCGACGCTCGACATCGTCGCCGTCGCGGACCGGGTCGGCCGGGCGCCGATGGAGGTCGCCGAGGTGTACTACGACCTCGCCGACCGGCTGAGCATCACCCAGCTGATGGACCGCATCATCGAGCTGCCGCGTGCCGACCGCTGGCAGTCCATGGCCCGTGCGGCGATCCGTGAGGACCTGTACGCGGCCCACGCGTCCCTCACCGCCGAGGTGCTCTCCGCGGGCAACGGCTCCTCCACGCCCGAGCAGCGCTTCAAGGTGTGGGAGCAGAAGAACGCGGCACTGCTGGGCCGGGCGCGCACGACCCTGGAGGACATCCAGACCTCCGACGCGTTCGACCTCGCCAACCTGTCGGTGGCGATGCGGACGATGAGGACGCTGCTGCGCAGCCACTCGTAG
- a CDS encoding DUF6912 family protein — protein MRVYVPLTLPGLAEAYKTGELGEGAFVAYAVTPALREWYLSDDIEELEYAALNRAALASLRLVAVDPGAARRRVVVAVDVADRDAVADPDRGLDPVALGEVRVAGPVPLSKAAAVHVDSAEAEEEVGEAADALGAADQGDDDAQFIVDGADDHELLWYATQEIPNLVGLGG, from the coding sequence ATGCGCGTCTACGTCCCCCTGACCCTTCCCGGGCTCGCCGAGGCGTACAAGACGGGTGAGCTGGGGGAGGGGGCGTTCGTCGCGTACGCCGTCACCCCGGCTCTGCGGGAGTGGTATCTCTCCGACGACATCGAGGAGCTGGAGTACGCGGCGCTGAACCGGGCGGCGCTCGCGTCGTTGCGGCTGGTGGCCGTGGATCCGGGGGCCGCACGGCGGCGGGTCGTCGTCGCGGTGGACGTGGCCGACCGGGACGCGGTGGCCGATCCCGACCGGGGGCTCGACCCGGTGGCGCTCGGGGAGGTGCGGGTGGCCGGGCCCGTGCCGTTGAGCAAGGCGGCGGCGGTGCACGTCGACTCGGCCGAGGCCGAGGAGGAGGTCGGGGAGGCCGCGGACGCGTTGGGGGCGGCGGATCAGGGGGACGACGACGCGCAGTTCATCGTGGACGGGGCGGACGATCACGAGCTGCTCTGGTACGCGACGCAGGAGATCCCGAACCTCGTGGGGTTGGGGGGCTGA
- a CDS encoding DJ-1/PfpI family protein — protein MTAKILIVTGDAAESLEVLYPYQRLREEGYEVHIAAPSRKKLRFVVHDFEAGYDTYTEKPGYSWPADLAFSEVDPGQYVAVVVPGGRAPEYLRNDPELRKILKSFFDTDKPVAQICHGPLLTAAVDALSGRRVTAYPALELDMQAAGATFQDAETVVDGTLVSARAWPDHSGWMREFLAVLRAKAPVT, from the coding sequence ATGACGGCCAAGATCCTGATCGTGACCGGCGACGCGGCGGAGTCGCTGGAGGTCCTGTACCCCTACCAACGCCTCCGCGAGGAGGGGTACGAGGTCCACATCGCGGCCCCGAGCCGCAAGAAGCTCCGGTTCGTCGTCCACGACTTCGAGGCGGGCTACGACACCTACACCGAGAAGCCCGGCTACTCCTGGCCCGCCGACCTGGCCTTCTCCGAGGTCGACCCCGGTCAGTACGTCGCCGTCGTCGTCCCCGGCGGGCGGGCCCCCGAGTACCTCCGCAACGACCCCGAGCTGCGCAAGATCCTCAAGTCCTTCTTCGACACCGACAAGCCGGTCGCCCAGATCTGCCACGGCCCGCTGCTCACCGCCGCCGTGGACGCCCTGAGCGGCCGCCGCGTCACCGCCTACCCGGCGCTCGAACTCGACATGCAGGCCGCCGGCGCCACCTTCCAGGACGCCGAGACCGTCGTCGACGGCACCCTGGTCTCCGCCCGCGCCTGGCCGGACCACTCCGGCTGGATGCGGGAGTTCCTGGCGGTGCTGCGGGCGAAGGCGCCGGTGACGTGA
- a CDS encoding HAD family hydrolase: protein MGMNGVGAHIVWDWNGTLLNDNEAIIGATNAAFAELGIEPITLERYRELYCVPVPKFYERLIGRLPSDEEWEAMDVVFHRYYAEHRVACGLTEGVPGLLTEWLSAGRSQSILSMYVHEELVPLVRGFGIEPHFVRVDGRTGPSGGSKAEHMVRHLRRLVGVEPRRTVVIGDAADDAVAARHVGAQAVLYTGGSHSRASLEWVGVPVVDTLEEAVEEAGRLAA from the coding sequence ATGGGGATGAACGGAGTCGGGGCGCACATCGTCTGGGACTGGAACGGGACCTTGTTGAACGACAACGAGGCGATCATCGGGGCGACCAACGCGGCGTTCGCGGAGTTGGGGATCGAGCCGATCACGCTGGAGCGGTACCGGGAGCTGTACTGCGTGCCGGTGCCGAAGTTCTACGAGCGGCTGATCGGACGGCTGCCCTCGGACGAGGAGTGGGAGGCCATGGACGTGGTCTTCCACCGGTACTACGCGGAGCACCGGGTCGCCTGCGGGCTGACCGAGGGGGTGCCGGGGCTGCTCACCGAGTGGCTCTCGGCGGGCCGCAGCCAGTCCATCCTCAGCATGTACGTGCACGAGGAACTGGTCCCGCTGGTCCGGGGCTTCGGGATCGAGCCGCACTTCGTCCGGGTCGACGGTCGCACCGGACCCTCCGGAGGCAGCAAGGCCGAGCACATGGTGCGCCACCTGCGCCGGCTCGTGGGCGTGGAGCCGAGACGGACCGTGGTGATCGGGGACGCCGCCGACGACGCCGTCGCCGCCCGGCACGTGGGTGCGCAGGCCGTGCTCTACACCGGGGGTTCCCACAGCAGGGCCAGCCTGGAGTGGGTCGGGGTGCCCGTCGTGGACACCCTGGAGGAGGCCGTCGAGGAGGCCGGGCGGCTGGCCGCGTAG
- a CDS encoding Rv3235 family protein — protein sequence MNKVMTRTKRTPGTRPPVRHDTRRPGRPPARTTPGDGRPSAPRSAAPALPHPARTAPSEAAAGPVHPHPRPTDRFADLLLAVLSGRRPVHSMLRHTAGRAYDELAWLAEHGTLRVPHGAHPVVRDIGYYVAGPGALEVFARIGAGDRLRAMAFRLEHGPDHRWRCTAVELGGPRLPHPDDED from the coding sequence ATGAACAAGGTCATGACCAGGACCAAGCGCACCCCCGGCACCCGCCCGCCCGTCCGCCACGACACCCGCCGCCCGGGCCGCCCCCCGGCCCGCACGACCCCGGGAGACGGCCGTCCGTCGGCGCCCCGCTCCGCGGCGCCCGCGCTCCCGCATCCGGCCCGCACGGCCCCCTCGGAGGCCGCCGCCGGACCCGTCCACCCCCACCCCCGCCCCACCGACCGCTTCGCCGACCTCCTCCTGGCCGTACTGAGCGGCCGCCGCCCAGTCCACAGCATGCTGCGCCACACCGCGGGACGCGCCTACGACGAACTGGCCTGGCTCGCCGAGCACGGCACCCTGCGCGTCCCCCACGGCGCGCACCCCGTCGTCCGTGACATCGGCTACTACGTGGCGGGCCCGGGCGCCCTGGAGGTCTTCGCCCGGATCGGCGCGGGCGACCGTCTGCGCGCCATGGCCTTCCGCCTGGAACACGGCCCCGACCACCGCTGGCGCTGCACGGCGGTGGAACTCGGCGGCCCGAGGCTCCCCCACCCGGACGACGAGGACTGA
- a CDS encoding serine/threonine-protein kinase, giving the protein MGEGGMGTVYLSHTRGGQPVALKVIRREYGQDADFRRRFEQEVQAARRVQGYHIVPVVDHDTTGDLPWLASAFIAGIPLHDALVGFGPLPLPAVFQLVGCTARALTSIHAAGVIHRDLKPSNILLGSQGPYVIDFGIARAADATHLTQSGGLIGTPQYMSPEHALGEQVTPATDVFSLGLIAAVAATGRHPYGDGGAITIAAQIANTAQRPPRLDGYDERLRPLLERCLTADPAARAGTEELAALCQESAGRGLSDFTGWLPAPLTAEIARREQSVRTPPQPSAPQMPAAPPAAAPTTAPAAPPHDPAAHDPAAHAQGTTQGAPQQAPAPPSTGFGPAPQGPAPTPGYGYPPPATDTYNLTPQGAAPVPAPPKKSRRGLKAALIALVFLVVAGSGAAGAVYVLGGKDDSNSSANGTKDTGGGDTKDDTKDDKATPAPSPTESDTGSAGQDGTEDGTNPSTPPTIPENAQYTAVFEDKPFTLRTPSTDYTFVDFDEPEADTKAEMADAQRDMKIDNSYWYFETTLGKSSGSTPEECAEGTGTDALPATLDSGYFGEQAEIEKGTRLCTVTKSGNLAMWEITGLTPGEYSWEVPSVQGKLTLWKITE; this is encoded by the coding sequence ATCGGCGAGGGCGGCATGGGCACGGTCTACCTGTCGCACACACGCGGCGGCCAGCCCGTCGCCCTGAAGGTCATCCGCCGCGAGTACGGCCAGGACGCCGACTTCCGCCGCCGCTTCGAGCAGGAGGTCCAGGCGGCCAGGCGCGTGCAGGGCTACCACATCGTCCCGGTCGTCGACCACGACACCACCGGCGACCTCCCCTGGCTGGCCTCGGCGTTCATCGCGGGCATCCCCCTGCACGACGCCCTGGTCGGCTTCGGGCCGCTGCCCCTGCCCGCCGTGTTCCAGCTCGTCGGCTGCACGGCCCGTGCCCTGACCTCCATCCACGCGGCCGGCGTCATCCACCGCGACCTCAAGCCCAGCAACATCCTGCTGGGCTCCCAGGGCCCGTACGTGATCGACTTCGGCATCGCCCGCGCCGCCGACGCCACCCATCTGACCCAGTCCGGCGGCCTGATCGGCACCCCGCAGTACATGTCGCCGGAGCACGCCCTCGGCGAGCAGGTCACCCCGGCCACCGACGTCTTCTCGCTGGGCCTGATCGCCGCCGTCGCGGCCACCGGACGCCACCCGTACGGCGACGGCGGTGCCATCACCATCGCCGCGCAGATCGCCAACACCGCCCAGCGGCCACCGAGGCTCGACGGGTACGACGAGCGGTTGCGCCCCCTGCTGGAGCGCTGCCTGACCGCCGACCCGGCCGCCCGCGCCGGCACCGAGGAACTGGCCGCGCTCTGCCAGGAGTCGGCGGGCCGCGGCCTCAGCGACTTCACCGGCTGGCTCCCGGCCCCGCTCACCGCCGAGATCGCCCGCCGCGAGCAGTCGGTCCGGACCCCGCCGCAGCCGTCGGCGCCCCAGATGCCCGCCGCTCCCCCGGCCGCCGCCCCGACGACGGCCCCGGCGGCCCCGCCCCACGACCCGGCGGCCCACGATCCCGCGGCCCACGCCCAGGGCACCACGCAGGGCGCGCCCCAGCAGGCGCCGGCACCGCCGTCGACCGGCTTCGGACCGGCACCCCAGGGCCCGGCACCCACTCCCGGCTACGGCTACCCGCCCCCGGCCACGGACACCTACAACCTCACCCCGCAGGGCGCCGCCCCGGTCCCGGCGCCGCCCAAAAAGAGCCGCCGCGGCCTCAAGGCGGCCCTGATCGCCCTGGTGTTCCTCGTCGTGGCCGGATCGGGCGCGGCAGGCGCGGTGTACGTGCTCGGCGGGAAGGACGACAGCAACTCCTCGGCGAACGGCACCAAGGACACCGGCGGAGGCGACACCAAGGACGACACGAAGGACGACAAGGCCACCCCGGCACCGAGCCCGACCGAGTCCGACACCGGCTCCGCGGGCCAGGACGGCACCGAGGACGGGACGAACCCGAGCACACCCCCCACCATCCCCGAGAACGCCCAGTACACAGCCGTCTTCGAGGACAAGCCGTTCACCCTGCGGACGCCCAGCACGGATTACACCTTCGTCGACTTCGACGAGCCCGAGGCCGACACCAAGGCCGAGATGGCCGACGCCCAGCGGGACATGAAGATCGACAACAGCTACTGGTACTTCGAGACGACGCTGGGCAAGAGCAGCGGCTCGACCCCCGAGGAGTGCGCCGAGGGCACGGGGACGGACGCACTGCCCGCGACCCTGGACTCCGGCTACTTCGGTGAGCAGGCGGAGATCGAGAAGGGCACCCGGCTCTGCACGGTCACCAAGTCCGGCAACCTCGCCATGTGGGAGATCACCGGACTGACGCCCGGCGAGTACAGCTGGGAAGTGCCCTCGGTGCAGGGCAAGCTGACGCTCTGGAAGATCACCGAGTAG
- a CDS encoding serine/threonine-protein kinase: MRGVVPEPLRAEDPREIAGYPLYARIGEGGMGTVYLSRSRGGQPVALKLVRPEYAAAPAFRERFAREVAAGRRVSGYHLVPIVDHDAGAERPWLATHYVPGVPLGQALETHGPLPVPTVLQLLACAAYALDAVHTAGVIHRDVKPANLLLAADGPWLLDFGIARAAGAATLTTAGRLIGTPRYMSPEHALGRRVTSASDVFALGLIAAVAATGSHPYGRGNPLAIATRIAATDVSPPALTGIGRPLLDIVRRCLTADPASRPSAAALAEHCAGAARRDVRDFTGWLPAPVATSVTIIETAFRALSLTEAPTAPTPHISQAPTARRLPPTAPITVRDEEWRRRVRREP; this comes from the coding sequence ATGCGCGGGGTGGTACCTGAGCCGCTGCGGGCGGAGGATCCGCGGGAGATCGCCGGGTATCCGCTGTACGCCCGGATCGGTGAGGGCGGCATGGGCACCGTCTATCTCTCCCGCAGCCGGGGCGGCCAGCCGGTCGCGCTGAAACTGGTCCGCCCGGAGTACGCCGCCGCCCCCGCCTTCCGTGAGCGGTTCGCCCGCGAGGTGGCCGCCGGACGCCGTGTCTCCGGCTACCACCTGGTGCCGATCGTCGACCATGACGCCGGGGCGGAGCGGCCCTGGCTCGCCACCCACTACGTGCCGGGCGTCCCCCTCGGCCAGGCCCTGGAGACCCACGGCCCGCTCCCCGTGCCCACCGTCCTGCAGCTGCTGGCCTGCGCCGCGTACGCGCTGGATGCCGTGCACACCGCCGGCGTGATCCACCGCGACGTCAAGCCCGCCAACCTGCTGCTCGCGGCGGACGGGCCCTGGCTGCTGGACTTCGGCATCGCGCGGGCGGCGGGCGCGGCCACCCTCACCACCGCCGGACGCCTCATCGGCACCCCGCGCTACATGTCCCCCGAGCACGCCCTCGGACGCCGGGTGACCTCCGCGTCGGACGTCTTCGCGCTCGGCCTGATCGCGGCGGTCGCCGCCACCGGCAGTCACCCGTACGGCCGAGGCAATCCGCTCGCCATCGCGACCCGCATCGCCGCCACCGATGTCTCCCCGCCCGCCCTGACCGGCATCGGCCGGCCCCTCCTCGACATCGTGCGCCGCTGCCTCACCGCCGACCCGGCGTCCCGGCCCTCCGCCGCCGCCCTCGCCGAGCACTGCGCGGGAGCGGCCCGCCGGGACGTGCGCGACTTCACGGGCTGGCTCCCGGCCCCGGTCGCCACCTCGGTGACCATCATCGAGACCGCCTTCCGCGCGCTGTCCCTGACGGAGGCGCCGACGGCTCCGACACCCCACATCTCTCAGGCCCCGACGGCCCGCCGACTGCCGCCGACGGCACCGATCACGGTGCGGGACGAGGAATGGCGCCGCCGGGTCCGCCGGGAGCCGTGA